The genomic window TTCCGCCCTATCCCGTACTTTTCATTCTCCACCTTCATCAGTGGAAGGATGCACAGGACCTTGAGCAGTGCGTAAACATTGGGGAAAAACTTTATGTCAGGCAAGTGAAGTGCTTCATAAATAGTGGCTGGGAGTTCAATGtctttccctctgtgcttccaCTTGATCCTCCAGCAGTGCAGCTCAGCAGACAGCGTGTCTGGATTGGGCAAGTCATTCTTGAACATGTCGGCGTGGTGCTCCTCCGACGTGTTGAATTTGAGCTGCCCCATGACCGAGGGCACTAAAGACAAACACTTAAGAGCTTTCAGATGTTGTTCTGAGAATATATCTTTTAGCTCCTGGATAATATGCTCCACTGTGGGGACGCTCAGGATTTCTTTGTAGTAGTTTTCTGACGTTATATCGGGGTCGAAGTTCCCCTGCTGCGCCCGGCGGAATTTTCCCGGCAGCTTAATTTGTACGTCCAGTTTCGTAGCCAAATTTGTTGCTTCCTCGAACCAAAATTCATGGTAAACTTCAATGTGCTCCATCACCTCGTTCAGGGAGTGCAACACCGCCGTTAAGCTGCCAGCTGCAAAGAACACGTCCGACGTCTGTCCTTGGAGGTTCCTCCCGAACGCTCTCGTGAAAGACAGGACGTTTTTCATGATGACGATGGTGACAATGAAATCAAAGTCTGTcagggcactgcagagcacaAACGCTCGGCCGGCGATGAAGTTGTTCCACCTGACAGTCGAGTCGCTGCTCACGGCGTCCAAGCACAGCACCAGGGCCTGCATGAGGTCCACCAGCACCTCAAAGGTGTCGTGCCTGCCCGTCCACTGGGAGCGGCAGATCTGCTTCAGCTCGTTGCCCTTCTCCTCGTTGTCCTGAAAGAGAGCAGAAATGGTGTTGTCCAGTTCTACCAGCAACTGTGGAGACTGGTTAAAGAGACAGCAAACTTCTTCCATCGTTCCCAGCGCAACGGAAACACCCACCACGGGGACGGATTTTGCCAGCCAGACGTTTAAGGCACAGGAGGAGCACAGCGTGTACACAGCCTGGGGATACCTCTCCAAGAGTCTCGTAGCCACCGTTTTCATTTTAGAAGCAAACCCACTGGAGACAATGTAGGCTTGACCCCGGCAGTGCTCCATGTTCAGACCCCACTTTTCAGTAATAGTTGTGTGGAAATTAACGGCCAACATGTCAGGATCGGCCTCGTACGGCAAAAACCCTACGAACTCTTCTCTCAGGTTGTGGGAGTCGTCCACAAACCTCACCAGCACCGGCAAATGCTCCTCTCCTGCTATGTCCACTACTTCATCCGTGACAATGGAGAAGAAGTGCGAGTCTCTGACCTCCCTCAGCGTCTCCTCTCTGACACAGTTCTCACAGATCTCGAGCATCTGTTTCTGCTGGGTTTTCGAGCAGTACTCGAGGTTGACCGCAGTCATCTCGAACCGCTTCCTCAGGACCTCATCACCACCGTTTATCCTGTACTCCAGCAGAGCCTGAAAGTTGTCCGAGGCAAAAATACCTTCTGGAAGCTCATCGACGGTATGGCCATCCAAAGGGATATTTTGTTTCCCCATTAGGATCAAGATTTCAAACAGTGATTTCAGGTAatccttgttttctctctcctccactGTCAAGGGAACagcctcttcctcctgtccctgccctccttcctcTGAGACAGTATTTTGGGCATTGCTTTCATTGCACTCTTGAGTTGCCTGTTGCCGTTCAAAGGCTTCATCAActgcaaaatgagaaatacCATCAGTGTCCACAATAAGACGCAGCATTTACTTCCCCCTTACCAAACCCATCACCTTTAAGTGACCAGAGGAGAATGTTTCCAGTTTAAAAGTGAATGAGTTGTTTGGAAAGAGTTTGTACACGTACAAACTAATAGTTATGTGTCCTGCATCACCTTGTCAGCTTTAGTAAATGAAGTTTTTATGATCTCAGTTATTTTTGCCCACTTACTCTTTTGCTGCTTCAGTGTTCTTATTTCCTCTTCActcttaaagaaaaacaaagaactcACATTGATGATAATGTCCTGCACAGAATCTTAACTATTCACACATCAAGATCAGATACAAATATTGTGGATAAGACCAGACAATATTTACCAGAAAGTGCTAGAAAGTCTAAGACAAGGAGGTTTCTTCAAGTAGTGTTTTGCTGCCATTACCTGTATCTGCTAACTACATGAAAATAGTCTGTTACTACTGCTAACATTCCCATGCTTATATTAGAAGTTTCTTCAATAtgcattttaaacttttataaTATTTAGTAAACAGATTCTCTTTTCACAATTTCTCCTTTcgcaactttttattttcttttgttttcctttttttattttcttttacttttatCATTACTTTTATCATTACTTATTATCATTTCACATCAAAAGACTCACCAGCTCTTTTATCCTTTTCCTATACCTGCTGTGGGGTTTGTTCAGGTGACTCGTGAGGTCAAAGATGGTTGGCACAGCATTATCCCGCAGAACCGTCCTGTAGGGGCTCTGGAAGCAAACACAGACTGGGATTAGGGAATCCTATCGGAAATTCTCACTCTGTGCGCACAAaaattttcctcctccttttctcctttctttttttttttgtattttatagtGTTTTCAGTTCCTGATGCTGCCAAAGagaaagctgtgctgtgcaATGCACATTCCGGAGATACCAAGAGA from Chiroxiphia lanceolata isolate bChiLan1 chromosome 2, bChiLan1.pri, whole genome shotgun sequence includes these protein-coding regions:
- the THAP12 gene encoding 52 kDa repressor of the inhibitor of the protein kinase encodes the protein MPNFCAAPNCTRKSTQSDLAFFRFPRDPARCQRWVENCRRADLEDKTPDQLNKHYRLCAKHFETSMICRSSPYRTVLRDNAVPTIFDLTSHLNKPHSRYRKRIKELSEEEIRTLKQQKIDEAFERQQATQECNESNAQNTVSEEGGQGQEEEAVPLTVEERENKDYLKSLFEILILMGKQNIPLDGHTVDELPEGIFASDNFQALLEYRINGGDEVLRKRFEMTAVNLEYCSKTQQKQMLEICENCVREETLREVRDSHFFSIVTDEVVDIAGEEHLPVLVRFVDDSHNLREEFVGFLPYEADPDMLAVNFHTTITEKWGLNMEHCRGQAYIVSSGFASKMKTVATRLLERYPQAVYTLCSSCALNVWLAKSVPVVGVSVALGTMEEVCCLFNQSPQLLVELDNTISALFQDNEEKGNELKQICRSQWTGRHDTFEVLVDLMQALVLCLDAVSSDSTVRWNNFIAGRAFVLCSALTDFDFIVTIVIMKNVLSFTRAFGRNLQGQTSDVFFAAGSLTAVLHSLNEVMEHIEVYHEFWFEEATNLATKLDVQIKLPGKFRRAQQGNFDPDITSENYYKEILSVPTVEHIIQELKDIFSEQHLKALKCLSLVPSVMGQLKFNTSEEHHADMFKNDLPNPDTLSAELHCWRIKWKHRGKDIELPATIYEALHLPDIKFFPNVYALLKVLCILPLMKVENEKYGIGRKRLKAYLKNTLTEHRSSNLALLNINFDIKHDLDLMVDTYIKLYPDKVEFQEDGIPPNSSEVTENA